One genomic region from Nostoc sphaeroides encodes:
- the mgtE gene encoding magnesium transporter codes for MLTQDIRDLLTDTTDLNQLKWDLNRLQPVDVGDYITQLPEKQRAIAFRLLNKAQAIDVFEYLPTEVQEELINSLHDVQVVQLVEAMSPDERAELFDELPAGVIKRLLQELSPEERQATATILGYPEGTAGRVMTTEYVRLRQGLTVGEALSKIRRQDEDKETIYYAYVTDDNRTLVRVVSLRQLLFTFPDVFIKDIASDRVIKVTTETPQEEVARIMQRYDLIAIPVVDREDRLVGIVTIDDVMDILEEEATEDIQKLAGVSGDEAALSSPLLTIRNRLPWLLGIMAMYIGAASAIAPFQSVIAAVPVLAVIMPIFSNTGGTVGIQSLTVTIRGLGVGEITSKDTLKILRKELLAGLGTAVALAITMFLLSLIWARPQERWVALIAGMVMATNTIVAVTLGTLLPMGLTRLKLDPALVSGPLVTTMLDTIGFLTFLSLISLALNVFHLPT; via the coding sequence ATGCTCACACAAGATATTCGTGATTTGCTGACTGATACTACCGATTTAAACCAGTTGAAATGGGATTTAAATCGTTTGCAACCTGTGGATGTGGGAGACTACATTACACAATTGCCTGAAAAACAACGGGCGATCGCATTTCGTTTACTCAATAAAGCTCAGGCAATTGATGTATTTGAATATCTGCCCACAGAGGTGCAAGAAGAACTAATTAATTCTCTGCATGATGTCCAGGTAGTGCAACTTGTAGAAGCGATGAGTCCCGACGAACGGGCAGAATTGTTTGATGAACTACCTGCTGGAGTCATCAAACGGCTACTACAAGAACTGAGTCCAGAAGAAAGGCAAGCAACAGCAACGATTCTCGGCTATCCAGAAGGCACGGCTGGGCGGGTGATGACAACCGAATATGTCCGGTTGCGCCAAGGATTGACTGTAGGTGAAGCCCTAAGCAAAATCCGCCGTCAGGATGAAGACAAGGAAACGATTTACTACGCCTACGTCACAGATGACAACCGGACGCTGGTGAGAGTGGTTTCACTGCGTCAGTTATTGTTTACCTTTCCCGATGTTTTCATCAAAGATATCGCTAGCGATCGCGTCATCAAAGTTACAACTGAAACCCCTCAAGAAGAAGTGGCGCGAATCATGCAGCGCTACGACTTAATCGCTATCCCCGTAGTTGACCGAGAAGACCGATTGGTAGGCATTGTCACCATTGATGATGTCATGGATATTTTGGAAGAGGAAGCCACAGAAGATATCCAAAAGCTGGCGGGTGTGAGTGGTGATGAAGCAGCTTTGTCCTCTCCCTTACTCACCATCCGTAACCGCTTGCCTTGGCTATTGGGCATCATGGCAATGTATATTGGTGCAGCTAGTGCGATCGCGCCTTTTCAATCTGTAATTGCCGCAGTGCCAGTTTTAGCAGTCATCATGCCGATTTTTTCTAACACTGGTGGTACTGTTGGGATTCAATCATTAACGGTGACAATTCGCGGCTTGGGGGTGGGAGAAATAACATCCAAAGATACCTTGAAAATTCTCCGCAAGGAACTTCTCGCTGGTTTAGGTACAGCCGTAGCTTTAGCCATAACGATGTTCCTGCTTTCCTTAATTTGGGCGCGACCCCAAGAACGATGGGTAGCTTTAATTGCCGGAATGGTAATGGCAACTAATACAATTGTGGCTGTTACACTCGGTACTTTACTGCCAATGGGTTTGACACGGCTGAAGCTTGACCCTGCTTTAGTTAGTGGCCCGTTAGTGACTACAATGCTAGATACAATTGGGTTTTTAACATTCCTCAGCCTAATTTCTCTAGCTTTAAACGTTTTCCATTTACCAACTTGA
- a CDS encoding DUF6888 family protein: MIFIVRLDERTGDIYILAGDETGIVINPNGKWRYDE, translated from the coding sequence ATTATCTTTATAGTCAGATTAGATGAACGAACAGGAGACATCTATATCTTGGCTGGAGATGAAACAGGTATTGTAATTAACCCTAATGGTAAATGGAGATACGACGAATGA
- a CDS encoding DUF6887 family protein — protein sequence MTKPKFAAMSKIELKRYLLENRNDTEAFHALMDKINAEPNPKFYTIDEIGELEKLIEAKRTRENL from the coding sequence ATGACCAAGCCTAAGTTTGCAGCAATGAGCAAAATAGAGTTAAAACGTTATTTATTAGAGAATCGTAACGATACAGAAGCTTTTCACGCTCTAATGGATAAAATTAACGCTGAACCTAACCCGAAGTTTTATACCATAGATGAAATTGGTGAACTGGAAAAACTAATAGAAGCAAAACGGACACGAGAAAATCTCTAA
- a CDS encoding aspartate carbamoyltransferase catalytic subunit — translation MPTTTWNRHHILSLADFTAAEYNTVLQTAASFQEVLSRRTKKVPTLQGQVVANLFFESSTRTRSSFELAAKRLSADTLNFAAATSSMTKGETILDTAKTYLAMGTDIMVVRHREAGVPNAIAAEMDRLGVKVSVLNAGDGQHEHPSQALLDLFTICSLIDPASPRLELLKGKKIAIVGDILHSRVARSNIWSLIASGAEVHLAAPPTLLPKLFAEYILEEAGVINQDFVISSSPTPHYFGLPRLRSAQVAQYKSPLPTPQLFLHWKLEPALQNADFVMTLRLQKERMTAHLLPSLREYHQLFGITSTKLQLCKPNVKVLHPGPVNRGVEISSELMDDPEFSLIQSQVTSGVAVRMALLYLIGSSKV, via the coding sequence ATGCCTACTACTACCTGGAATCGTCATCACATTCTTTCCCTAGCTGACTTCACGGCGGCTGAATATAATACTGTTTTGCAAACTGCTGCCAGTTTTCAGGAAGTGCTATCACGGCGGACGAAGAAAGTACCAACCTTGCAGGGACAGGTGGTGGCGAATTTATTTTTTGAATCGTCTACCCGCACTCGTAGCAGTTTTGAACTCGCGGCGAAACGTTTAAGTGCAGATACGCTGAATTTTGCCGCAGCCACATCTTCTATGACTAAAGGAGAAACAATTCTCGACACGGCGAAAACCTATTTGGCAATGGGAACTGATATTATGGTAGTCCGCCATCGAGAGGCAGGAGTACCGAATGCGATCGCGGCTGAAATGGATCGTTTAGGTGTAAAAGTTAGCGTCCTCAATGCTGGTGATGGACAACATGAGCATCCTTCCCAAGCACTGCTAGACTTATTTACCATTTGTAGTCTAATTGATCCAGCCAGTCCCCGACTAGAACTTTTAAAAGGTAAAAAGATTGCCATTGTTGGAGATATTCTTCATTCTCGTGTGGCGCGATCGAATATCTGGAGTTTAATTGCCAGTGGTGCCGAAGTGCATCTCGCAGCCCCACCCACCCTCTTACCCAAATTATTTGCCGAGTATATCTTAGAAGAGGCAGGAGTCATAAATCAGGATTTTGTTATCTCCTCATCCCCCACTCCCCACTACTTCGGCTTACCTCGGCTTCGCTCGGCACAAGTCGCTCAGTACAAGTCCCCACTCCCCACTCCCCAACTTTTTCTACATTGGAAACTAGAACCAGCTTTGCAGAATGCTGATTTTGTCATGACTTTACGTCTACAAAAGGAACGCATGACGGCTCATTTACTGCCAAGTTTGCGAGAATATCATCAGCTATTTGGCATTACAAGCACAAAACTGCAACTTTGTAAACCTAACGTCAAAGTTTTGCATCCAGGCCCAGTTAACCGTGGTGTCGAAATTAGTTCTGAGTTGATGGATGACCCAGAATTTAGTCTCATTCAATCGCAAGTTACCAGTGGTGTCGCCGTTCGGATGGCGCTGTTGTATTTGATAGGAAGCAGTAAGGTGTAA